A window from Sus scrofa isolate TJ Tabasco breed Duroc chromosome 2, Sscrofa11.1, whole genome shotgun sequence encodes these proteins:
- the LOC100523426 gene encoding olfactory receptor 2L13 translates to MEKWNQTSNDFILLGLFPQNQTGLLLLFFIIFIFFLASVGNSAMIYLIRSDPRLHTPMYFLLSQLSLMDLMYLSTTVPKMVFNFLSGQKGISYLGCGVQSFFFLTMACSEGLLLASMAYDRYVAICHPLHYCIRMSKRMCVKMIMGSWILGSINSLAHTVYALHIPYCQSRAINHFFCDIPAMLSLACMDTWVYEYMVFVSTSLFLLLPFLGITASYGWVLFAVYHMRSKDGRKKAFTTCSTHLTVVTFYYAPFVYTYLRPSNLRSPAEDKILAVFYTILTPMLNPIIYSLRNKEVLGAMMRVFGIYSSIKL, encoded by the coding sequence ATGGAGAAATGGAATCAAACTtcaaatgatttcattttgttgGGGCTGTTTCCCCAAAATCAAACTGGCCTCCTTCTCTTGTTTTTTATCATCTTCATATTCTTTCTCGCTTCGGTGGGTAACTCAGCCATGATTTACCTCATAAGATCAGATCCCCGGCTTCACACACCTATGTACTTCCTCCTCAGTCAGCTCTCCCTCATGGACCTGATGTACCTCTCCACTACAGTCCCCAAGATGGTGTTCAATTTTCTTTCTGGCCAGAAAGGCATTTCCTACCTGGGATGTGGTGTGcaatctttcttcttcctgaccATGGCATGTTCTGAAGGCTTACTTCTAGCCTCCATGGCTTATGATCgttatgtggccatctgccacccccttCACTACTGCATCCGTATGAGTAAAAGGATGTGTGTGAAGATGATTATGGGATCTTGGATCTTGGGGTCTATAAACTCCTTGGCACACACTGTCTATGCTCTCCATATTCCTTACTGCCAATCCAGGGCcatcaatcatttcttctgtgatatCCCAGCCATGTTGTCTCTGGCCTGCATGGACACCTGGGTCTATGAATACATGGTTTTTGTGAGCACaagcctctttctcctccttcctttccttggcATCACAGCATCCTATGGCTGGGTTCTTTTTGCTGTTTACCATATGCGCtcaaaagatggaagaaaaaaggCCTTCACTACCTGTTCAACACACTTAACAGTGGTGACTTTTTACTATGCACCTTTTGTCTACACCTATCTTCGGCCCAGTAATCTCCGCTCACCAGCAGAAGATAAAATTCTAGCAGTCTTCTATACCATCCTCACCCCCATGCTCAATCCCATTATCTACAGTCTGAGGAATAAGGAAGTGCTAGGGGCCATGATGAGAGTGTTTGGGATATACTcttctataaaattataa